A DNA window from Halococcus salifodinae DSM 8989 contains the following coding sequences:
- a CDS encoding SRPBCC family protein has translation MSTYERETYVRAPFEDVWRFHSTLDGLEALTPDFTNLRVEASRGPDGEPDPEVLEAGAEADLSLQPGGVGPRQGWTTRIVQRDRKDGAGLFRDEMIGGPFRRWVHTHSFYADGGGTHVRDRVEYQLPFGDLGQLAGPFAVVGFEPMFQYRHRETKKLLE, from the coding sequence ATGTCGACGTACGAGCGCGAGACGTACGTGCGTGCCCCGTTCGAAGACGTCTGGCGGTTTCACTCGACGCTCGACGGGCTAGAGGCGCTGACGCCCGACTTCACGAACCTCCGGGTGGAGGCCTCGCGCGGGCCGGACGGCGAGCCCGATCCCGAGGTGCTGGAAGCCGGTGCGGAAGCCGACCTCTCGCTGCAGCCTGGTGGTGTCGGCCCTCGACAGGGCTGGACCACCCGGATCGTCCAACGCGACCGCAAGGACGGGGCCGGCCTGTTCCGCGACGAGATGATCGGCGGCCCGTTTCGACGCTGGGTTCACACCCACAGCTTCTACGCCGACGGCGGCGGGACCCACGTCCGCGACCGCGTGGAGTATCAGCTCCCGTTCGGTGACCTCGGTCAGCTCGCCGGGCCGTTCGCGGTCGTCGGCTTCGAACCGATGTTTCAGTATCGCCACCGTGAGACCAAGAAGCTGCTCGAATGA
- a CDS encoding SRPBCC family protein — MIASKTRSDSLSVERTPDGPRLVVSREIDATPDVAWSLLTDTHRWPEWGPSIVGVTSENRFVQAGTRGHVRTIGGLELPFRVTECANRRWAWRVAGVPATGHRVEPLGAGCRAVFEVPPLAAPYALVCRRALASIDRLARNT, encoded by the coding sequence ATGATCGCCTCGAAAACCCGGAGCGATAGCCTGTCGGTCGAACGCACACCCGACGGTCCCCGGCTTGTCGTCTCGCGCGAGATCGACGCGACGCCCGATGTCGCCTGGAGCCTGCTCACCGACACCCACCGGTGGCCGGAGTGGGGGCCGTCGATCGTCGGTGTCACGAGTGAGAATCGGTTCGTCCAGGCCGGAACCCGTGGTCACGTCCGGACGATCGGCGGACTCGAACTCCCTTTCCGGGTGACCGAATGCGCTAATCGCCGGTGGGCGTGGCGGGTCGCTGGCGTTCCGGCCACCGGCCATCGAGTCGAACCGCTCGGGGCAGGCTGTCGCGCTGTATTCGAGGTGCCGCCGCTCGCGGCTCCGTACGCACTCGTCTGCCGGCGCGCGCTCGCGAGCATCGATCGACTCGCACGGAACACGTGA
- a CDS encoding aldo/keto reductase, translating to MEYTTLGSTGMEVSRICLGCMSFGTPEWRDWVLDEEESEEIIERAIDLGINFFDTANMYSQGESERVLGNALEGYDRDEQVVATKVYHPMGDDPNAQGLSRKAIEQELENSLDRLGMDTVDLYQTHRWDDDTPIEGTLRALDDAVRRGKVRYIGGSSMWAHQFADALHTSRSAALERFQTMQNHYNLVYREEEREMLPLTQEENVGVLPWSPLARGYLTRPHEEIDATARGASEEHLYEHPYREGGGQAINERVAELAAEKDVTMAQIALSWLLHKEHVDAPIVGTTSVEHLEQAVAALDISLSDSDIEYLEEPYEPVQVSGHE from the coding sequence ATGGAGTACACGACCCTCGGCTCGACAGGGATGGAGGTAAGCCGGATCTGTCTGGGCTGTATGAGCTTCGGGACCCCCGAGTGGCGCGACTGGGTGCTCGACGAGGAGGAGAGCGAGGAGATCATCGAGCGCGCGATCGACCTCGGGATCAACTTCTTCGATACGGCGAACATGTACTCCCAGGGCGAGAGCGAGCGGGTGCTCGGCAATGCCTTGGAGGGGTACGACCGCGACGAGCAGGTGGTCGCCACCAAAGTCTATCATCCGATGGGCGACGATCCCAACGCCCAGGGCCTCTCGCGCAAGGCGATCGAACAGGAGCTGGAGAACAGTCTCGACCGGCTGGGGATGGACACCGTCGATCTTTATCAGACCCATCGGTGGGACGACGACACGCCGATCGAGGGGACACTTCGGGCACTCGACGACGCCGTGCGCCGCGGAAAGGTGCGCTACATCGGCGGCTCCTCGATGTGGGCCCACCAGTTCGCCGACGCGCTCCACACCAGCCGTTCGGCGGCCCTCGAACGCTTCCAGACGATGCAGAACCACTACAACCTCGTCTACCGCGAGGAGGAGCGCGAGATGCTGCCGCTCACACAGGAAGAAAACGTCGGCGTGCTCCCGTGGTCGCCGCTCGCGCGCGGGTATCTCACCCGCCCTCACGAGGAGATCGACGCCACCGCACGCGGTGCGAGCGAGGAACATCTCTACGAACACCCCTACCGCGAAGGTGGTGGCCAGGCGATCAACGAACGCGTCGCGGAACTCGCCGCCGAGAAGGACGTCACGATGGCCCAGATCGCGCTCTCGTGGCTGCTCCACAAGGAGCACGTCGACGCGCCGATCGTCGGCACCACGAGCGTCGAGCATCTGGAACAGGCCGTCGCGGCGCTCGACATCTCGCTGTCGGACAGCGACATCGAGTATTTAGAGGAGCCCTACGAGCCGGTGCAGGTGTCGGGCCACGAGTAG
- a CDS encoding DUF4349 domain-containing protein, with protein MPSHTRSAAVIALALLVILAGCGGMGGGGDAAGGGDGASGVNASGGGASVSSAESGGGGAETAAASVDGSAATDAEAGNEQALQPRRAIIRTGHVRLDVENFSTAQRNVTTATRRLGGYVSGSSQSTRGENGNRTAGQLVVRVPSRNFSALYDRIQATGTVLSARTNSSDVTEKLVDLEARLENLRAQRQRLRNLYENASDTEAVLKVQERLSNTQSEIERLEAQLQSLRGQVALSTITVELTEPADDPVVAGAWYDSGVLDAFLSSIGGVVTTLRAAVVGLAYLAPYLLVFGVPLALGYLAYRRRTATSASAE; from the coding sequence ATGCCCTCCCACACGCGTTCCGCGGCCGTCATCGCTCTCGCGCTCCTCGTGATCCTCGCCGGCTGTGGCGGGATGGGTGGCGGTGGCGACGCGGCCGGTGGCGGGGACGGTGCAAGTGGCGTGAACGCCAGCGGCGGTGGGGCGAGCGTCAGTAGCGCCGAGAGCGGCGGCGGCGGGGCCGAAACCGCCGCAGCCTCTGTGGACGGCTCGGCGGCCACCGATGCGGAGGCCGGCAACGAGCAGGCACTCCAGCCCCGCCGCGCGATCATCAGGACGGGCCACGTCCGCCTCGACGTCGAGAACTTCAGCACGGCGCAACGAAACGTCACGACTGCGACACGGCGGCTGGGCGGCTACGTCAGCGGGTCGAGCCAGTCGACGCGTGGCGAGAACGGCAACCGGACCGCTGGCCAGCTCGTCGTCCGCGTGCCGAGCCGGAACTTCTCCGCGCTCTACGATCGGATCCAGGCGACCGGAACGGTGCTGAGTGCCCGCACGAATTCGAGCGACGTGACCGAGAAGCTGGTCGACCTCGAAGCCCGTCTCGAAAACCTCCGGGCGCAGCGTCAGCGCCTTCGCAATCTCTACGAGAACGCGAGCGACACCGAGGCCGTTCTCAAGGTTCAGGAACGCCTTTCGAACACCCAATCAGAGATCGAACGCCTCGAAGCCCAGCTCCAGTCGCTCCGCGGCCAGGTCGCTCTCTCGACGATCACGGTCGAACTCACCGAACCCGCCGACGATCCGGTCGTCGCCGGGGCGTGGTACGACAGCGGCGTGCTGGATGCGTTCCTGTCCTCGATCGGCGGCGTCGTGACGACGCTCCGGGCGGCGGTCGTCGGGCTCGCGTATCTCGCGCCGTACCTCTTGGTCTTTGGCGTCCCGCTCGCGCTCGGCTATCTCGCGTACCGACGGCGAACGGCGACGTCCGCGAGCGCCGAGTGA
- a CDS encoding cytochrome c biogenesis CcdA family protein: MIDLAELRLGFAFTAGAATFFAPCAYPLLPGYVAYYLGSDVDDERERDGESEKRGERVESEDESGASAGAATASRLRRAAVVGVLVSLGFVLVYGALAGVVASVGTQVLANVVLLELVVGALLVLLGTAMALGRGPTLHVAFPERRRSPLAFVGFGIVYAAAAAGCTAPVFIAVALTALSSGPATAFVTLGAYAAGMSVLIIAITALSALGREAVLRRLPRPRTVSRVAGVFLVAAGLAQVYLFLFRFGGLALLGLK; encoded by the coding sequence ATGATCGATCTCGCGGAACTCCGCCTCGGGTTCGCGTTCACTGCCGGCGCGGCAACCTTCTTCGCGCCGTGTGCATACCCGCTGCTCCCGGGATACGTCGCCTACTATCTCGGCAGCGACGTCGACGACGAAAGGGAGCGAGACGGCGAAAGCGAGAAACGCGGGGAGCGTGTGGAAAGCGAGGACGAAAGCGGAGCGTCGGCCGGGGCAGCGACGGCGTCGCGGCTGCGCCGGGCAGCGGTCGTTGGCGTGCTCGTGAGCCTCGGGTTCGTGCTGGTCTACGGCGCGCTTGCCGGAGTCGTGGCGTCGGTCGGAACTCAGGTGCTCGCGAACGTGGTCCTGCTCGAACTCGTCGTCGGCGCGTTGCTCGTGCTCCTCGGCACCGCGATGGCGCTCGGCCGCGGACCGACCCTCCATGTCGCGTTCCCGGAGCGCCGGCGCTCGCCCCTCGCGTTCGTGGGGTTCGGGATCGTCTACGCCGCCGCAGCCGCCGGCTGTACCGCGCCGGTGTTCATCGCGGTCGCGCTGACGGCGCTGTCGAGCGGCCCGGCCACCGCGTTCGTCACGCTCGGCGCGTACGCCGCCGGAATGAGCGTGCTGATAATCGCGATTACGGCGCTGTCAGCGCTCGGTCGCGAGGCCGTCCTTCGTCGGTTGCCGCGGCCACGGACGGTCTCGCGGGTCGCGGGCGTGTTCCTCGTGGCGGCCGGCCTCGCCCAGGTCTATCTGTTCCTCTTCCGGTTCGGGGGACTCGCGCTGCTCGGTCTGAAATGA
- a CDS encoding TlpA family protein disulfide reductase, with the protein MKRYTRRRVLGAGGGVALSALAGCAGVLGGAGGADTREIDTVAVAGSPGEAVAIQPQERVSLLDFFGTWCAPCKPQMAHLRTVDERFPDLHLLSITWESEEAVVADFWREYEGTWPVALDPEVRTGERYGVRRIPTLLVLAADGTETWRHVGLAAADTIVTEVERAIEAG; encoded by the coding sequence ATGAAACGGTACACTCGCCGGCGCGTCCTCGGTGCGGGTGGAGGGGTCGCGCTCTCCGCGCTCGCTGGCTGTGCGGGCGTTCTCGGCGGTGCGGGTGGGGCGGACACCAGAGAGATCGACACCGTCGCGGTCGCCGGCTCGCCGGGCGAGGCGGTAGCGATCCAACCCCAGGAACGGGTGTCGTTGCTCGATTTCTTCGGAACGTGGTGTGCGCCCTGCAAGCCCCAGATGGCACACCTCCGGACGGTCGACGAGCGGTTCCCCGACCTCCACCTGCTCTCGATCACGTGGGAGAGTGAGGAGGCCGTGGTGGCCGACTTCTGGCGGGAGTACGAGGGAACGTGGCCGGTCGCGCTCGATCCCGAGGTCCGCACCGGCGAGCGCTACGGCGTCCGGCGCATCCCGACACTGCTCGTGCTTGCAGCAGACGGCACCGAGACGTGGCGACACGTCGGACTCGCCGCTGCCGACACCATCGTCACGGAAGTCGAACGCGCGATCGAGGCGGGATGA
- a CDS encoding DUF3179 domain-containing protein — MDRRRYLTALTGGTIAALAGCSGLAGRSDPSGTDGATDTREATDTPAATERASNATATGGTAASVPRQAGDVELPVPRSELDRGAAEDAIPAITDPAFGTDWSEFAVELDPNERVIGVKRDGEARAYPLAILNWHEIVNDVFEPRSKARRTESDGEFDGPLLVTYCPLCGSGLTAERRVDNEETVFGVSGFLWNSDLVMYDRATDSLWSQIMATAIRGPKTGESLSLVPSTLTAWSAWREAHPETEVLLPPPTSGSVGNARPRDYTRDPYAGYGESHRIGIGGEEFEGKLHPKADVIGIAHDGMARAYPFDTITNEGVINDRVGGLPVVVTTDPGDALVAYERRVDGDVLSFEPAGADAIRADGSRWRRATGEAVDGPHEGTQLSRANDASPMFFFAWRDFNPETEVYGN; from the coding sequence ATGGATCGTCGCCGCTATCTGACCGCGCTCACCGGGGGGACGATCGCCGCGCTTGCGGGCTGTTCGGGTCTCGCCGGCCGCTCCGACCCCAGTGGGACGGACGGGGCGACCGACACCCGGGAGGCCACCGACACTCCAGCGGCCACCGAGCGAGCGAGCAACGCGACCGCCACCGGCGGAACGGCAGCCAGCGTGCCCCGACAAGCTGGCGACGTCGAACTCCCCGTCCCCCGAAGCGAACTCGACCGCGGCGCGGCGGAGGACGCGATCCCGGCGATCACCGATCCCGCGTTCGGAACCGACTGGAGCGAGTTCGCGGTAGAGCTCGATCCAAACGAGCGTGTGATCGGCGTCAAGCGCGACGGCGAGGCGCGGGCGTACCCGCTCGCGATCCTCAACTGGCACGAGATCGTCAACGACGTCTTCGAGCCGCGCTCGAAGGCACGTCGGACCGAGTCCGACGGAGAGTTCGACGGGCCGCTCCTCGTGACGTACTGTCCGCTGTGTGGCAGCGGGCTCACCGCCGAGCGCCGAGTGGATAATGAGGAGACGGTCTTCGGCGTTTCGGGCTTCCTCTGGAACAGCGATCTCGTGATGTACGACCGCGCGACCGACAGCCTCTGGAGTCAGATCATGGCGACCGCCATCCGCGGGCCGAAGACGGGCGAAAGCCTCTCGCTGGTTCCATCGACGCTGACGGCGTGGAGTGCGTGGCGCGAGGCGCATCCTGAAACGGAGGTCCTGCTCCCACCGCCAACCTCCGGGTCGGTGGGCAATGCGAGACCGCGCGATTACACCCGCGACCCCTACGCTGGATACGGCGAGTCCCACCGGATCGGCATCGGTGGCGAGGAGTTCGAGGGAAAACTCCATCCGAAGGCCGACGTCATCGGCATCGCCCACGACGGGATGGCGCGCGCCTACCCGTTCGATACGATCACGAACGAGGGCGTGATCAACGATCGCGTCGGCGGCCTCCCGGTGGTCGTCACGACTGACCCGGGCGACGCACTCGTCGCCTACGAGCGCCGCGTCGACGGGGACGTACTGTCGTTCGAGCCCGCGGGCGCAGACGCGATACGCGCCGACGGCTCACGATGGCGGCGCGCCACCGGCGAGGCGGTCGACGGCCCCCACGAGGGGACGCAGCTCTCGCGGGCCAACGACGCCTCGCCGATGTTCTTCTTCGCGTGGCGCGATTTCAACCCCGAGACCGAGGTGTACGGAAACTGA
- a CDS encoding potassium channel family protein — MNTWQRRTAYSLLGLAVLMLAYALVYDYGMSAFENEPETFLHSLQVVVETFTTTGFGSDAGWKSPVMNVLVILMDLTGVALIFLALPVVVFPLLDETLSRSAPTAIEDADHVVICNYTPRGRTLIEELDSRDVAYVVIEPDRDRADELHEEGVRVVHGDPEAPETLERVDLGAARALVADAADEQNASIALAAADTADTRIITFVEDATVADYHRYAGADEVFSPRRLVGESLADTVTTAISTELGDVIEIAGDFEIAELPIQTGSDLDGVRIAESAITERTGANVVGAWLRGEFVSPPAPSDRIDEHSILLVAGREAELERLKNLTLSDTRSRRRGRVVIVGFGEVGTTVYEAVSRAGIETVVVDHEDDPAVDVVGDAVDKATFRAAGIDDANAVVLALPDDTLTVFATLVIRELAPDVEIIARAQETAGIRKLYRAGADYVLALATVSGRMLASTILDEDVMSFDKQIEVVRTQCPALGGQTLREADIRARTGCTVIAVERNGDVRTEIGPAFELRADDDLVLVGTDAAINRFAARFE; from the coding sequence ATGAACACCTGGCAGCGTCGGACTGCGTACTCCTTGCTCGGACTTGCGGTGTTGATGCTCGCCTACGCGCTCGTGTACGACTATGGGATGAGTGCCTTCGAGAACGAGCCTGAGACGTTCCTCCACTCGCTCCAGGTCGTCGTCGAGACGTTCACGACGACCGGATTCGGCTCGGACGCGGGGTGGAAGAGTCCGGTGATGAACGTGCTGGTGATCCTGATGGACCTCACCGGCGTGGCGCTCATCTTCCTCGCGCTCCCGGTGGTCGTGTTCCCGCTGCTCGACGAGACCCTCTCGCGGAGCGCTCCGACGGCGATCGAGGACGCCGATCACGTCGTCATCTGTAACTACACCCCACGCGGACGGACCCTGATCGAAGAACTCGACAGTCGGGACGTCGCCTACGTCGTGATCGAACCCGACCGCGACCGAGCGGACGAACTCCACGAGGAGGGTGTCCGGGTGGTCCACGGCGATCCCGAAGCCCCCGAAACGCTCGAACGGGTCGACCTCGGGGCGGCGCGGGCGCTGGTCGCGGACGCCGCCGACGAGCAGAACGCCTCGATCGCGCTCGCGGCCGCCGACACCGCCGACACACGGATCATCACGTTCGTCGAGGACGCCACGGTGGCCGACTACCACCGGTATGCGGGCGCGGACGAGGTCTTCTCACCGCGTCGACTCGTCGGCGAGAGCCTCGCGGACACGGTCACGACAGCGATCTCCACCGAACTGGGCGACGTGATCGAGATCGCTGGCGACTTCGAGATCGCCGAGCTACCGATCCAGACGGGCAGCGATCTCGACGGGGTGCGAATCGCCGAGAGCGCGATCACCGAGCGCACCGGCGCGAACGTGGTCGGCGCGTGGCTCCGCGGCGAGTTCGTCAGCCCGCCAGCCCCGAGCGACCGGATCGACGAACATTCGATCCTGCTGGTCGCGGGCCGCGAAGCAGAGCTCGAACGACTCAAGAATCTGACCCTCTCTGACACCCGCTCACGCCGGCGTGGGCGGGTCGTCATCGTCGGGTTCGGCGAAGTCGGGACCACGGTGTACGAGGCGGTCTCGCGGGCGGGGATCGAGACCGTCGTCGTCGACCACGAGGACGACCCGGCCGTCGATGTCGTCGGTGATGCCGTCGACAAGGCCACGTTCCGGGCGGCGGGGATCGACGACGCGAACGCGGTGGTGCTCGCGCTGCCGGACGACACGCTCACCGTGTTCGCCACGCTGGTCATCCGCGAGCTCGCGCCCGATGTCGAGATCATCGCCCGCGCACAGGAGACCGCGGGCATCCGGAAGCTCTACCGGGCGGGTGCGGACTACGTGCTCGCGCTCGCCACCGTCAGCGGCCGGATGCTCGCCTCCACGATCCTCGACGAGGACGTGATGAGCTTCGACAAACAGATCGAGGTCGTCCGAACGCAGTGTCCCGCACTCGGCGGCCAGACCCTCCGCGAAGCCGACATCCGAGCACGGACCGGCTGTACCGTGATCGCGGTCGAGCGCAACGGCGACGTCCGGACCGAGATCGGGCCCGCGTTCGAACTCCGGGCCGACGACGATCTCGTGCTGGTCGGGACCGACGCGGCCATCAACCGGTTCGCCGCGCGCTTCGAGTGA
- a CDS encoding putative quinol monooxygenase — translation MIVLQATIPVAMDHREEMIEAAIELAEQSRAEAGTIDYRVTTDIEEPSVFRVFEQYEDEAAMETHLESDHYQQFQAEIGEWIAGEVELTRFDVDSTSRMM, via the coding sequence ATGATCGTCCTGCAAGCGACGATTCCGGTCGCGATGGACCACCGCGAAGAGATGATCGAAGCAGCGATCGAGTTGGCCGAGCAGTCACGTGCCGAGGCGGGGACAATCGATTACCGCGTTACGACCGACATCGAGGAGCCGTCGGTGTTCCGCGTCTTCGAGCAGTACGAGGATGAGGCCGCAATGGAGACTCACTTGGAGAGCGACCACTACCAGCAGTTCCAGGCGGAGATCGGCGAGTGGATCGCTGGCGAGGTCGAACTGACCCGGTTCGACGTGGATTCGACGTCACGGATGATGTAA
- a CDS encoding MFS transporter, with protein MDVAGTIRHEASALWADGKGKALVTIALGWGLLNGTRMIYPVLLPAISTEYDLTLTAAGFLVTLIWVSYAIGQVPGGVLADRYGERTVLLASVAIVAVALLVVVFAPTVELLFVGTALVGLGLSLYPVARITVLSELYPDRIGRALGVTMATGDTGQTLLPLAAGVLVVGAWQVGLAFVVPLLGVVALLLARTSLPATTHERSNDDLSFQRLRYVLGELRHPTLLTMGVLLFVYIGVLQTFSAFYPTYLISVKGFSPAAASGLFSVFFAVGIVAKPLAGVAYDAIGIRRSLPIVLGGAVVGFALLPVLDGFWPLALDTVLISTMLGSGAITQSYLSETIPPAIEGTGLGAIRSGASLLGSTGPVLFGAVAERGLFDTGYLLLAVLMGLVTLLTLRLPRDRAVDTT; from the coding sequence ATGGATGTTGCTGGGACGATTCGACACGAAGCGAGCGCGCTGTGGGCCGACGGCAAAGGAAAAGCGTTGGTCACGATCGCGCTCGGCTGGGGCCTGCTGAACGGCACGCGGATGATCTATCCCGTGTTGCTGCCCGCGATCAGCACCGAATACGATCTCACGCTCACCGCCGCCGGATTCTTGGTGACGCTGATCTGGGTTAGCTACGCGATCGGACAGGTGCCTGGTGGTGTCCTCGCCGATCGGTACGGCGAACGAACCGTTCTGCTGGCGAGCGTGGCGATCGTCGCGGTCGCGCTGCTCGTGGTCGTGTTCGCGCCGACAGTCGAACTCCTCTTCGTCGGCACGGCACTCGTTGGGCTCGGGCTCTCGCTCTATCCGGTGGCGCGGATCACCGTTCTCTCGGAGCTCTACCCCGACCGGATCGGGCGCGCTCTCGGCGTCACGATGGCGACGGGCGACACCGGCCAGACGCTCCTCCCGCTGGCTGCCGGTGTCCTCGTCGTGGGTGCGTGGCAGGTCGGCCTCGCCTTCGTCGTGCCGCTGCTCGGTGTGGTCGCACTCTTGCTCGCCCGCACCTCGCTGCCGGCGACCACTCACGAGCGCTCGAACGACGACCTCTCGTTCCAACGGCTCAGGTACGTCCTCGGGGAGCTCCGTCACCCGACGCTCTTGACGATGGGCGTGCTTTTGTTCGTGTACATCGGTGTGTTGCAGACGTTCTCGGCGTTCTATCCGACGTATCTCATCAGCGTCAAGGGCTTCTCGCCGGCGGCGGCGAGCGGTCTGTTCAGCGTGTTCTTTGCCGTCGGCATCGTCGCCAAACCCCTCGCCGGGGTGGCCTACGACGCGATCGGCATCCGTCGCTCGCTCCCGATCGTGTTGGGTGGGGCCGTCGTCGGGTTCGCTCTCCTGCCCGTCCTTGACGGGTTTTGGCCGCTCGCTCTCGATACTGTGCTCATCAGCACGATGCTCGGTTCGGGCGCGATTACCCAGTCGTATCTCTCCGAGACGATTCCACCGGCAATCGAGGGCACGGGGTTGGGGGCGATACGCTCGGGAGCCTCACTGCTGGGATCGACGGGGCCGGTGCTCTTCGGTGCAGTCGCCGAACGTGGCCTCTTCGATACGGGCTATCTGTTGTTGGCGGTCCTGATGGGGCTCGTGACGCTGCTCACGCTCCGACTACCGCGTGATCGAGCAGTCGACACGACCTGA
- a CDS encoding flippase, whose product MNLERTSLILFVSSVASKILGFVGSVYFARELGPEIIGIFALVQAVIGMLGVPADFGVQGAAEKRITETNNQIEKNRLFTASIVILVVAFIVVVLLLFVFRGFVVQYIGEPLVIELSVILFLTILYQLLTAVLRAEFKIEQTAAIDVVKNTVRVAISIGLILLGYGIYALITGLMASMVIGLGASVLVLGLGIARPERDHFRSLYEFSKYNVILRTSGLIYTWIDTLMIGFFLTQSLVGVYEVAWTLTGVVVLASKAVSQTLFPNFSQFVSNDNLGELERTLPKAISYSLLIPIPAFFGVLLLSQDILSIIYGSAFSAGWLVLILLTGERVIHSVHTVIYKTLLAFDRPDVAFRISGLTMVLNGVLNAILIPQIGIAGAASAFVISYLVNSIIYYYYVSQRVPIALPSREIGWMLLSSIVMSVVVYLIRESYSITTVPELSLIIGIAVIAYCLMMLGNSSIRRRIFSKIDRSFDLQYGRHD is encoded by the coding sequence ATGAATCTCGAACGCACTAGCCTCATACTATTCGTCTCAAGTGTCGCGTCGAAAATACTCGGATTCGTCGGGTCCGTCTATTTCGCACGAGAACTCGGTCCAGAAATAATCGGGATTTTCGCGTTGGTACAAGCAGTAATCGGAATGCTTGGCGTCCCTGCTGATTTTGGGGTTCAAGGCGCAGCCGAAAAGCGAATCACCGAAACTAACAATCAAATAGAAAAAAATCGACTTTTCACGGCCTCTATTGTCATTCTGGTAGTCGCGTTCATCGTGGTCGTACTCCTCCTCTTTGTCTTTCGTGGGTTCGTCGTACAGTATATTGGTGAACCACTTGTCATCGAATTGTCAGTCATTCTATTCTTGACGATTTTGTACCAACTGCTCACGGCTGTCCTTCGTGCTGAGTTCAAAATCGAGCAGACGGCAGCAATCGATGTCGTGAAAAACACTGTGAGGGTTGCCATATCCATCGGACTGATATTGCTTGGCTACGGCATCTACGCACTGATAACCGGGCTGATGGCGAGTATGGTGATTGGTCTTGGAGCCTCCGTCCTCGTCCTTGGCTTGGGGATAGCACGCCCTGAAAGAGATCACTTTAGGAGTCTCTATGAGTTTTCGAAGTATAATGTGATTTTGAGGACGAGTGGTCTCATTTACACATGGATCGATACACTCATGATTGGTTTTTTCTTGACACAATCTCTCGTTGGTGTCTATGAAGTTGCATGGACCTTGACGGGTGTTGTCGTATTGGCGAGCAAGGCAGTATCTCAGACACTTTTCCCGAATTTCAGCCAGTTCGTTTCAAACGATAATCTTGGTGAGTTAGAACGAACACTGCCGAAAGCGATTTCGTATTCACTGCTCATTCCCATCCCAGCATTCTTTGGGGTATTGTTGCTCTCTCAAGACATTTTATCGATAATTTATGGGTCGGCGTTTTCTGCCGGATGGCTCGTGCTAATTTTGTTGACTGGTGAGAGGGTCATTCACTCCGTCCATACTGTAATCTATAAAACTTTGTTGGCATTCGACAGACCGGATGTAGCGTTTCGAATTTCGGGGCTGACGATGGTTCTCAATGGTGTCTTGAACGCCATACTGATTCCCCAGATAGGGATTGCAGGAGCTGCCTCGGCGTTCGTTATCTCCTACCTTGTGAATAGCATTATATATTATTATTATGTATCTCAGAGAGTGCCCATAGCCCTCCCATCACGGGAAATCGGTTGGATGTTACTATCGTCCATTGTTATGAGCGTAGTAGTTTATTTGATCAGAGAATCGTACAGCATAACTACCGTTCCGGAGCTATCGCTAATTATTGGAATTGCTGTCATCGCATATTGTCTCATGATGTTAGGTAACAGTTCAATTCGAAGACGGATATTTTCGAAAATAGATCGCTCATTCGACCTCCAGTATGGCAGACACGATTAA